A window of Psychroflexus sp. ALD_RP9 contains these coding sequences:
- a CDS encoding prohibitin family protein yields the protein MKTKHIFLVAFAVVLTSSCAVIRPGEVGIKQKLGQLSDEVNTEGTVYFNPLTSRVIKESTQTKNIKLFLSLPSKEGLSVNSEISILYRLDGNKVASVLKNLGQDYESVITSVFRSAASDVCAKFFAKDMHSGMRAVIEDEILNKMRINLEKQADGIELIAVLMKQIQLPPGLASSIERKLQAEQDAMRMEFVLKQETLEAQRKIINAKGERDAQLIIAEGLTNGIIRIKAIEAFRELSKSNNAKVIITDGKTPLMVNDNQTVTPTSNK from the coding sequence ATGAAAACAAAACACATTTTTTTAGTAGCATTTGCAGTTGTACTAACGAGCAGTTGTGCGGTTATCAGGCCTGGTGAAGTTGGGATTAAACAAAAATTAGGTCAGTTATCTGATGAGGTCAACACTGAAGGAACCGTTTATTTTAATCCGTTGACTAGCCGTGTAATTAAAGAGTCTACCCAAACTAAAAACATTAAACTCTTTTTAAGCTTACCCAGCAAGGAAGGCTTAAGCGTTAATTCTGAAATTTCTATTCTTTATCGTCTAGATGGTAACAAAGTAGCCTCGGTACTTAAAAACTTAGGTCAAGATTATGAGTCGGTTATTACCAGTGTATTCCGTTCAGCTGCTTCAGATGTTTGTGCTAAATTTTTCGCGAAAGATATGCATTCAGGTATGCGTGCCGTGATAGAAGATGAAATTTTAAATAAGATGAGAATTAATCTTGAAAAACAAGCTGATGGAATTGAATTAATAGCGGTACTCATGAAGCAAATACAGTTGCCGCCTGGCTTAGCGAGTTCTATTGAACGTAAACTGCAAGCCGAGCAAGATGCCATGCGAATGGAGTTTGTACTGAAGCAAGAAACCTTAGAAGCTCAAAGAAAAATTATTAATGCTAAAGGCGAACGAGATGCCCAATTAATTATTGCAGAAGGATTAACCAATGGTATTATTCGCATCAAAGCCATTGAAGCTTTTAGAGAATTATCTAAATCTAACAATGCCAAAGTAATTATAACCGATGGTAAAACGCCGCTTATGGTTAATGATAATCAAACCGTTACGCCGACTTCAAATAAGTAA